The following proteins come from a genomic window of Gottfriedia acidiceleris:
- a CDS encoding YhdB family protein → MQVQSDYDLALYYTYCCQWDKLLVLMVNTKDELFSKRIEHFLHAFKYERDLAIIDEKLKGMFQHIEHATREESAEEQSFISSLELN, encoded by the coding sequence ATGCAAGTACAATCCGATTATGATTTAGCATTGTATTACACTTATTGTTGTCAATGGGATAAGCTTCTCGTGTTAATGGTAAATACGAAAGACGAACTTTTTTCAAAGCGTATCGAACATTTTCTACATGCCTTTAAATACGAGAGGGACTTAGCGATCATTGATGAAAAACTAAAAGGTATGTTCCAACATATTGAGCATGCTACTAGGGAAGAAAGTGCAGAGGAACAATCTTTTATCTCATCATTAGAGCTTAACTAA
- a CDS encoding AAA family ATPase — translation MSIPNNITREHIIKALEEIDQMGIENLRPPSKFELYFDGKRYPPKEVIRFANEIANGDDLYNFSGGDESNNFLLKNGFSIVLKGTDQTIGMDFSQTKGKNLEQLIGKGNVFNSFDEANWAFNFIQDMVTQLGIQGPGDERLAITYPKDRKTIHINFCSWLLSGFYNNKQNQTFMLIPFTEAKELESVQSSDPFSKSLERNVRLYYMPLVDVQSLPKTLEENYKDTLQYILNLFETQKRSPYRIHNQVQIESAIFNYEMRDNLLMNGLEIGVKDESVQHFWLTANPSIWDVSKIKNGEAVFYTAYNQEGNKRRIFNAFQSAQPKDKIIFYESTPRKEVVALGEVLKGFHEEQHEGFSEPVNGVSFRYIRDVNPISWAQILAVEGLVNSSPVKNAAQGSLFKLTKEEYETILALEETEISTDVLKLSKIDFTTPITIGNLHFEDEQIIIKQAQTAIKNGKNVILTGPPGTGKSKLAKEICRSYRVNYQMTTATSDWSTYETIGGYRPLADGTLSFKPGLFLSCFKNPNTYQQQNEWLIIDEMNRADIDKAFGALFSALTGDPITLPFTAESGNQVMVRPQTLGNISKNDYDYMIPNDWRLIGTMNTFDKASLYEMSYAFMRRFAFIPVGVPKNITEELIVSYLTHWKLEGYNYIRPLAQLWKIINEYRQMGPAIVEDLAKFSYEEGDFTSAVILYALPQFEGLMEHQIVEFVNRVGEMEEIEKDRLINFVYDFYQIKE, via the coding sequence ATGTCAATACCTAATAATATTACTAGGGAACATATCATTAAGGCTTTAGAAGAAATTGACCAAATGGGAATAGAAAATTTACGGCCTCCATCTAAGTTTGAATTGTATTTCGATGGAAAGCGATACCCACCGAAGGAAGTGATTAGGTTTGCAAATGAAATTGCAAATGGCGATGACCTCTATAATTTTAGCGGTGGCGATGAATCCAATAACTTTTTGTTAAAAAATGGATTCTCTATTGTATTAAAAGGGACAGACCAAACTATTGGTATGGACTTCTCCCAGACTAAGGGCAAAAATTTAGAGCAGCTTATTGGAAAAGGCAATGTCTTTAATTCATTTGATGAAGCAAATTGGGCCTTTAATTTTATTCAAGACATGGTGACACAACTTGGTATACAAGGACCAGGAGATGAAAGACTTGCGATCACCTATCCAAAGGATCGAAAAACAATACATATAAACTTTTGTAGTTGGTTATTATCAGGTTTTTATAACAATAAACAAAATCAAACTTTCATGCTTATTCCTTTCACTGAAGCAAAAGAACTTGAAAGTGTTCAATCATCCGATCCTTTTTCAAAGAGTTTAGAGAGAAATGTAAGACTCTACTATATGCCGCTAGTGGATGTTCAGTCACTTCCTAAAACATTAGAAGAGAATTATAAAGACACACTCCAATACATTTTGAATCTATTTGAAACACAGAAACGTTCCCCTTATCGTATCCATAACCAGGTACAAATAGAGTCAGCAATTTTTAATTATGAGATGAGGGATAATCTCTTAATGAACGGATTGGAAATTGGGGTTAAAGACGAATCTGTACAGCATTTTTGGCTAACAGCTAATCCATCAATTTGGGATGTAAGCAAGATAAAGAATGGGGAGGCAGTTTTTTATACTGCTTACAATCAAGAAGGGAATAAGAGAAGGATCTTCAATGCTTTTCAATCCGCTCAACCAAAAGATAAAATCATATTTTATGAATCTACACCCCGAAAAGAAGTGGTAGCGTTAGGAGAGGTTTTGAAAGGATTCCATGAGGAACAACATGAGGGATTTTCTGAGCCGGTTAACGGGGTTTCCTTCCGTTATATAAGAGATGTAAATCCCATCTCTTGGGCTCAAATTTTGGCAGTGGAGGGATTGGTGAACTCTTCTCCAGTAAAAAATGCTGCACAAGGAAGCTTGTTTAAATTGACAAAAGAGGAGTATGAAACAATTCTTGCTTTAGAGGAGACAGAAATATCTACAGATGTACTCAAATTATCAAAAATTGATTTTACAACACCAATTACAATTGGAAACCTCCATTTTGAAGATGAACAAATTATTATTAAGCAGGCCCAAACTGCTATTAAGAATGGTAAAAATGTCATTTTGACCGGTCCTCCTGGGACCGGAAAGTCGAAGTTGGCAAAGGAAATTTGCCGAAGTTACAGAGTTAATTATCAAATGACTACAGCGACCTCAGATTGGTCAACCTATGAAACCATTGGAGGTTATCGCCCCTTAGCTGATGGAACATTATCATTTAAACCAGGTTTATTTTTGTCGTGCTTTAAAAATCCGAATACCTATCAACAGCAAAATGAATGGTTAATAATAGATGAAATGAATCGTGCGGATATTGATAAAGCGTTCGGAGCACTTTTTTCGGCTTTAACTGGAGATCCGATTACACTTCCATTTACGGCTGAAAGTGGGAACCAAGTTATGGTCCGCCCGCAAACGCTAGGAAACATCTCCAAAAATGATTACGATTACATGATTCCGAATGATTGGCGGTTAATTGGGACAATGAATACATTTGATAAAGCATCCCTTTATGAAATGAGCTATGCTTTTATGAGACGATTTGCCTTCATCCCAGTAGGTGTTCCTAAGAATATTACAGAGGAGCTAATTGTATCTTATCTAACTCATTGGAAGCTTGAGGGTTATAACTATATTCGTCCACTAGCACAATTATGGAAAATCATAAACGAATACAGACAAATGGGTCCTGCAATTGTGGAGGACTTAGCGAAGTTTTCGTATGAGGAGGGTGATTTTACATCAGCGGTTATTTTATATGCCCTACCACAGTTTGAGGGGTTAATGGAACATCAAATCGTGGAGTTTGTTAATAGAGTTGGAGAAATGGAAGAAATAGAGAAGGATCGTTTGATAAATTTTGTATATGATTTTTATCAGATTAAGGAGTAA
- a CDS encoding DUF6438 domain-containing protein, with amino-acid sequence MFTTIFLSRTMCYGTCPVYDVEVKNDGTVKWNGQMYVARLGEEEFMITKNKIKKLEMLLEEFDYQSFSYPEPDVFATDHPTCITRVEFSDGYVKEVDHYLGDMESNNTEHKHSLHNLEMFERKLEKIIGLRKYIHLPPLYLYLLKSESYECVVCASNQEEALNCAKSNYHENQWEIKKIGKDTSTGDMMVYPYIVINKKNDV; translated from the coding sequence ATGTTTACTACAATCTTTTTGTCCAGAACAATGTGCTACGGCACTTGTCCCGTGTATGACGTAGAAGTTAAAAACGATGGTACTGTTAAATGGAACGGACAAATGTACGTTGCGCGTCTTGGTGAAGAAGAATTCATGATTACCAAGAATAAAATCAAGAAATTAGAAATGTTACTGGAAGAGTTCGATTATCAGTCATTTAGCTATCCAGAGCCAGATGTGTTTGCAACTGACCATCCAACTTGCATAACTCGGGTGGAGTTTTCAGATGGATATGTGAAAGAAGTCGATCATTATTTGGGAGACATGGAGAGTAACAATACAGAACACAAACATTCATTACATAACCTTGAGATGTTCGAAAGAAAATTAGAGAAAATAATAGGCTTACGCAAATACATTCATCTTCCTCCATTGTATTTGTATCTTTTGAAATCAGAAAGTTACGAATGCGTGGTCTGTGCTTCCAATCAAGAAGAGGCGTTAAATTGTGCCAAGTCTAATTATCATGAAAATCAGTGGGAAATAAAGAAGATTGGGAAAGATACATCAACAGGTGACATGATGGTCTATCCTTATATTGTGATAAACAAAAAAAATGATGTATAA
- a CDS encoding Ig-like domain-containing protein — MNSFLLKTGLLTVCMISLFYGKATAESEPEWALKCANQYGAITSNENPTFQHINCLLTNAAIQADIPPEVVKGIATKESDWRQFVDGKPYISKDNGIGIMQITDKTLTEEQKERLKNDILYNIETGVRILNDKASLTSLPHINGAGRDIIENWYFPVMAYNGTVPVNSPLFQDTGEINHEAYQELVFGKIKKDSYLDGTDLARYPFDVKDFNYDRTSDDPIEFLKSEYIVEGVHATTIELKAGDRVLTTKDKVNLRKGPGASGIEKVLPINTSLIIEGPFEFDEDKTSKNQFVWFPVKTLDGQYVGSISSAYIEKQVNTVSSVISGVISEDRVLTKEGSPYIQTGPIVINSGVTLTIEPGVELIGKNGSPISVNGKLIAVGTEQERIKLQDVYVKGSNFNNSMIQIEYADHFYPSRYNGGFLVTTINKNVTLRYNQYRNGSISLSSSVLDSIIEHNFFSQKATLNVNNGLGKIIIKNNTFINPLDYYVPDIKLTSRDPDGGIANIFINENNFFGYPRLKVDISGYKGILFDGKNNYWGVTDTKQISQGIVDVNDNINYRDKLDVSTISYKPFDNSYPIGALEAPVVAKVSDRDQLVSGITDADSLVEIYNGDEKIGEGDSHHDGSFQIPIKLQKVGTELKIKVRDSFNRTSPITKVTVLDETPPEVPIVNEVTDSAVEITGKAEPFSTVEAMIASESLGTDVSDEYGNFSIAIGKLKADTQVLIFAKDASGNISEAKHVTVVDRTPPAVPQLLTNEITDQMAKISGVTDKGSIIKVVAGETVIGSAYAEDGTFSIEFQPQAAGTMIEVFAEDLFHNSSESVRLTVKDVTPPWLKLSFDFPVTDASNKVKGNSESGAKIIIMKGEELIAEDYAKEDGSFEIPISLQKAGTVLTVTASDTANNVSPSIRTTVIDKTPPSEPSVNSVNNKAVEITGKTEAKATVKAVIGSKTYSSSADANGQFKIIIPVQHSGTVISVTSTDLAQNQSQTIKVTVSRIVPDIPVVNTVTNKSTTVTGITEKATKVFVKAGTLSYSGIAGTDGKFIVRIPAQNNGVELSITSQDAAGNISLPMKKQVTRVAPDIPVVNTVTNKSTTVTGISEKAATVIVTAGKLSYSGNADSLGKFTIKIPTQNSGVELSITAKDKAGNISLAQNMRVTKVAPNVPAVNPINNKAATVTGKTEKYAVVTVKIGTNSYSANADSVGNFKVSIPIQNSGISINVTATVAGKVSNANSLKVTRVAPNIPVVSSVRYYSTTVTGKTEKYAVASVKIGTKVYTSQANIYGDFKVNIPKQKAGTYLDVTVKDAKELISATRTVKVY; from the coding sequence ATGAATTCTTTTTTATTAAAAACCGGATTACTAACGGTATGTATGATCAGTTTGTTTTATGGGAAAGCCACAGCAGAATCAGAACCAGAATGGGCTTTGAAATGTGCAAATCAATATGGTGCCATTACATCAAATGAAAACCCAACTTTCCAACATATTAACTGTTTGTTGACAAACGCTGCAATTCAAGCAGATATTCCCCCAGAAGTTGTAAAAGGTATTGCCACAAAAGAATCCGATTGGAGACAATTCGTAGATGGTAAGCCGTACATCTCGAAGGACAATGGAATTGGGATTATGCAAATCACAGATAAAACATTAACAGAAGAACAGAAAGAACGCTTAAAGAATGATATCCTTTACAATATCGAAACAGGCGTACGTATACTTAATGACAAGGCCAGTTTGACATCGCTTCCGCACATTAATGGAGCAGGACGAGATATCATTGAAAATTGGTATTTTCCTGTTATGGCGTACAATGGTACCGTGCCAGTGAATAGCCCTTTATTTCAAGATACTGGAGAAATTAATCATGAAGCATATCAAGAGTTAGTTTTCGGAAAAATCAAAAAAGATAGTTATTTGGACGGTACCGATTTAGCAAGGTATCCATTTGATGTAAAGGATTTCAATTATGATAGAACAAGTGATGACCCTATTGAATTCTTAAAGTCCGAATATATTGTAGAGGGTGTTCATGCGACAACTATTGAATTAAAAGCAGGGGACCGAGTACTGACAACAAAGGATAAAGTTAATTTACGAAAAGGACCAGGTGCATCGGGTATTGAAAAAGTTTTGCCAATTAATACATCTTTAATCATTGAGGGTCCATTTGAATTTGATGAGGATAAGACAAGCAAGAACCAATTTGTCTGGTTTCCAGTGAAAACACTAGATGGGCAATATGTTGGATCCATTTCATCGGCTTATATCGAGAAACAAGTTAACACGGTTTCTTCGGTTATTAGTGGGGTAATCAGCGAAGATCGAGTTTTAACAAAAGAGGGCTCACCATATATTCAAACAGGTCCCATCGTGATTAATTCTGGGGTAACACTGACGATAGAACCTGGGGTTGAGCTGATTGGGAAAAATGGATCGCCGATTTCGGTTAATGGTAAATTAATTGCTGTTGGTACAGAACAAGAGCGGATCAAGTTGCAAGATGTCTATGTAAAGGGCAGTAATTTTAATAACAGCATGATTCAAATTGAATATGCGGACCATTTTTATCCATCAAGATACAATGGTGGTTTTCTAGTAACAACTATAAATAAAAATGTTACTCTTCGCTATAACCAGTATCGAAATGGATCCATATCGCTTTCCTCATCAGTTTTGGATTCTATCATTGAACATAACTTTTTTAGCCAAAAAGCAACTCTAAATGTTAATAATGGTCTTGGGAAGATTATTATTAAAAATAACACTTTCATCAATCCACTTGACTATTATGTTCCAGACATAAAGTTGACTAGTAGAGATCCTGACGGTGGAATTGCTAACATTTTTATTAACGAAAATAATTTTTTCGGTTACCCTCGGCTGAAGGTGGATATCTCTGGATATAAAGGGATTCTTTTTGATGGGAAAAATAATTATTGGGGCGTGACTGATACAAAACAAATTAGCCAAGGGATAGTTGATGTGAATGATAATATTAACTATCGTGACAAGCTAGATGTATCAACAATTTCGTATAAACCTTTTGATAACAGTTACCCAATAGGAGCATTGGAAGCACCGGTTGTAGCAAAAGTAAGCGATCGTGATCAATTGGTTAGCGGCATAACCGATGCGGATAGCCTTGTAGAAATTTATAATGGCGATGAGAAGATTGGTGAAGGAGATTCGCATCATGATGGAAGCTTCCAGATTCCAATCAAACTTCAAAAAGTTGGAACAGAATTAAAGATTAAGGTTAGAGATAGCTTTAATAGAACCAGCCCAATCACCAAAGTGACAGTTTTGGATGAAACACCACCAGAAGTTCCTATCGTAAATGAAGTGACTGATAGTGCAGTAGAAATCACAGGTAAAGCGGAGCCATTTTCTACCGTTGAGGCAATGATCGCTAGTGAATCACTTGGTACTGATGTATCAGATGAATATGGTAATTTTTCAATAGCTATCGGAAAATTAAAGGCAGATACACAAGTACTTATATTTGCAAAAGATGCATCAGGAAATATTAGCGAGGCTAAGCATGTTACTGTGGTGGACCGAACACCACCAGCAGTTCCACAGCTCTTAACTAATGAAATAACAGATCAAATGGCAAAAATTAGTGGTGTTACGGATAAAGGATCGATTATTAAAGTTGTAGCTGGAGAAACAGTCATCGGCTCGGCCTATGCGGAGGATGGCACGTTTTCAATAGAATTTCAACCACAAGCAGCCGGAACGATGATTGAAGTTTTCGCAGAAGACCTGTTCCACAATAGTAGTGAATCCGTTCGATTAACTGTGAAAGATGTTACACCGCCATGGTTGAAACTTTCATTTGATTTTCCAGTAACAGATGCATCGAATAAAGTTAAAGGCAACTCAGAATCAGGTGCAAAGATTATCATCATGAAGGGTGAGGAACTTATAGCTGAAGACTATGCTAAAGAGGATGGAAGTTTTGAAATACCGATCTCACTGCAAAAAGCAGGTACTGTTTTAACCGTGACTGCAAGTGATACTGCAAATAATGTGAGTCCTAGTATTAGGACAACAGTTATTGATAAAACTCCACCATCAGAACCGTCAGTTAATTCAGTTAACAATAAAGCAGTTGAAATTACAGGGAAAACAGAAGCAAAAGCAACTGTTAAAGCTGTTATAGGTAGTAAAACTTACAGTTCTTCTGCTGATGCAAATGGCCAATTTAAAATAATTATCCCGGTTCAACATAGTGGAACAGTGATTTCTGTTACTTCAACTGATCTTGCCCAGAATCAAAGTCAGACTATAAAGGTGACAGTTTCAAGAATAGTTCCTGATATACCAGTGGTTAATACAGTAACAAACAAATCGACTACAGTAACAGGGATAACCGAAAAAGCAACCAAGGTTTTCGTGAAGGCGGGCACGTTATCATATAGCGGCATTGCTGGCACTGATGGAAAGTTTATAGTTAGGATACCTGCTCAAAACAATGGTGTGGAATTAAGCATTACCTCGCAGGATGCAGCAGGTAACATCAGCTTACCAATGAAAAAGCAGGTTACTAGAGTTGCTCCTGATATACCGGTAGTTAATACAGTAACAAACAAATCTACCACAGTAACTGGGATATCAGAAAAAGCAGCCACGGTTATTGTGACAGCTGGGAAATTATCATATAGTGGCAATGCTGATTCTTTAGGTAAATTCACTATCAAGATACCTACTCAAAATAGTGGCGTGGAATTGAGCATTACGGCGAAAGATAAAGCAGGTAACATCAGTTTAGCTCAAAATATGCGGGTTACTAAAGTTGCACCGAATGTACCTGCTGTTAATCCAATCAACAATAAAGCTGCAACGGTTACCGGAAAAACCGAGAAATATGCAGTAGTAACTGTTAAAATTGGCACAAATTCATACAGTGCTAACGCTGATAGTGTAGGGAATTTCAAAGTGTCGATACCGATCCAAAACAGTGGGATATCAATTAATGTAA
- a CDS encoding DUF4030 domain-containing protein, whose amino-acid sequence MSHKSSRKIRRSLYGIIAAAFLILLTITSTYVSPAMAKVVANIPYFRLFIDQKEYKQALDSVIFEVVQEKGLDIYQMDVSVHDKKLTLTLVGSKFHVDKLRSDVIKDINAKLIAENYGKFDITVKRVSPKVRENIGRDLTPLEKQFEQKSRELQAKVEEYLKNNKYITPFPPQVRINKLEKYIYVSITKTEKRDAELDQAMRDLSKPYGKDFEIDIRKSDMTARQQEIRWENNGIIDILASGLMENKEFKVRGFSYSFHPLPLLIEVRVTLKSTDPKAKKLAERIQQEINTFIKTDKLTIDVRNDPYVVTVIGKDEKKITKNNAPRL is encoded by the coding sequence TTGAGTCATAAAAGTTCAAGGAAAATCAGGAGATCATTATATGGGATTATCGCAGCTGCGTTTTTAATTCTTTTAACAATAACATCCACTTATGTTTCTCCTGCCATGGCTAAGGTAGTCGCAAATATTCCTTATTTTAGATTATTTATTGACCAGAAAGAATATAAACAGGCATTAGATTCCGTTATTTTTGAAGTAGTTCAGGAAAAAGGATTGGATATATATCAAATGGATGTATCTGTGCATGATAAAAAATTAACTCTTACACTCGTAGGCTCAAAGTTTCATGTCGATAAACTGCGATCTGACGTTATAAAAGATATTAATGCAAAGTTGATTGCGGAGAACTATGGGAAATTTGATATTACTGTAAAACGGGTAAGTCCTAAAGTTAGAGAGAATATAGGCAGAGACTTGACCCCGTTAGAAAAGCAGTTTGAACAAAAATCGAGGGAACTTCAAGCAAAGGTAGAGGAATACCTAAAGAATAACAAATACATAACTCCGTTTCCTCCTCAAGTGCGAATCAATAAACTTGAAAAATATATATATGTATCAATTACAAAAACAGAGAAAAGAGATGCTGAGTTGGATCAGGCGATGCGAGATCTGTCCAAACCATATGGTAAAGACTTTGAAATAGATATACGGAAGTCAGATATGACAGCTCGCCAACAAGAAATAAGATGGGAAAATAACGGTATCATTGATATCCTTGCCAGTGGACTAATGGAGAATAAAGAATTTAAAGTAAGGGGCTTCTCGTACTCATTTCATCCACTTCCTCTATTAATTGAAGTAAGAGTTACATTGAAGTCAACAGACCCGAAAGCCAAAAAACTGGCAGAAAGAATACAGCAAGAAATCAATACCTTCATCAAGACGGACAAACTCACAATAGATGTGAGAAATGACCCATATGTGGTTACTGTAATTGGCAAGGATGAAAAGAAAATAACAAAAAATAATGCGCCTCGATTATAA
- a CDS encoding SpoVR family protein: protein MKASDYRALEYAIDEITEIARGFGLDFYPMRYEICPADIIYTFGAYGMPTRFSHWSFGKQFYKMKLHYDLGLSKIYELVINSDPCYAFLLDTNSLVQNKLIVAHVLAHCDFFKNNIRFSNTKRDMVESMAATAERIKHYEHIYGKQEVENFLDAVLSIQEHIDPSLMRPKLAYDLETDFPMKEKKRVTPYDDLWNMDQSKEKKNDSNLIPIKRKQFPPQPEKDILLFIEEYSRELEEWQRDILTMLREEMLYFWPQLETKIMNEGWASYWHIRIMRELNLDSNEAIEYAKLNAGVVQPSKTSINPYYLGLRMFEDIEERYNNPTKEMRELGVKPGCGREKMFEVRELESDSSFIRNYLTKDLVMREDMYLFQRQGKEYKVTDKAWENVRDQLVVSRVNGGFPYIVVQEGDYLKNGELYLKHSYEHMELDVKYVEKVMPYIHQLWGRGVHLETNIENKSVLFSYDGKNIHRKYI, encoded by the coding sequence ATGAAGGCGAGTGATTATAGAGCGTTGGAATATGCTATTGACGAAATTACAGAAATTGCGAGAGGATTTGGGCTAGACTTTTACCCAATGCGCTATGAAATCTGTCCTGCAGATATCATTTATACATTTGGCGCTTACGGTATGCCTACAAGATTCTCCCACTGGAGCTTTGGAAAACAGTTTTATAAAATGAAGCTTCATTACGATTTAGGGTTAAGCAAAATTTATGAATTGGTAATCAACTCTGATCCATGTTATGCATTTTTATTGGATACAAACTCTCTCGTTCAAAATAAATTAATCGTTGCACACGTTTTAGCTCACTGTGACTTCTTTAAAAATAATATTCGTTTCTCAAACACGAAGAGAGATATGGTTGAAAGTATGGCAGCTACTGCTGAACGAATTAAACACTATGAACATATATACGGAAAACAAGAAGTAGAAAATTTCCTTGATGCAGTACTCTCAATTCAAGAGCATATTGATCCATCATTGATGCGACCAAAACTGGCTTACGATTTAGAAACTGATTTCCCAATGAAAGAGAAAAAAAGAGTGACACCATACGATGATCTATGGAATATGGATCAAAGTAAAGAAAAGAAAAATGATTCAAACCTGATCCCAATTAAACGTAAACAATTCCCACCACAACCCGAAAAAGATATTTTATTATTTATTGAAGAATATTCTAGAGAACTAGAAGAATGGCAACGTGACATCCTGACTATGTTACGAGAAGAAATGCTTTATTTCTGGCCACAGCTTGAAACAAAAATTATGAATGAAGGCTGGGCAAGTTATTGGCATATAAGAATTATGCGAGAATTAAATCTTGATTCTAATGAAGCAATTGAGTACGCAAAGCTTAATGCAGGAGTAGTTCAGCCATCAAAAACAAGCATTAACCCGTATTATTTAGGACTAAGAATGTTTGAAGATATTGAAGAGCGATATAATAATCCAACAAAAGAAATGCGTGAGCTAGGTGTTAAACCTGGCTGCGGAAGAGAAAAAATGTTTGAAGTACGAGAGTTAGAGTCTGATAGTTCATTTATCCGAAACTATTTAACTAAAGATCTCGTCATGCGCGAAGATATGTATTTATTCCAGCGACAAGGTAAGGAGTATAAAGTCACTGATAAGGCATGGGAAAATGTTAGAGATCAGTTAGTTGTTAGTAGGGTAAATGGAGGATTCCCGTATATCGTTGTACAAGAAGGAGATTATTTAAAAAATGGTGAGCTTTATTTGAAGCATTCCTATGAACATATGGAACTTGATGTGAAGTATGTTGAGAAGGTCATGCCGTATATTCATCAGTTGTGGGGTAGAGGGGTTCATTTGGAGACAAATATTGAGAATAAATCTGTTTTGTTTAGTTATGATGGGAAGAATATTCATCGGAAGTATATTTAG
- a CDS encoding sigma-70 family RNA polymerase sigma factor, protein MQVETIGEEISSSSEISHMSNEQLLVWLMEEYGNMIVRLAYTYVKQKQVAEDIAQEVFISCYNGLDCFQKKASFKTWLYSITVNKCKDYVSSWSYKHIHYKDFFSMLKKDTLVDSEVMDREKNEVIFNKTLELPIKLREVIILHYYEDLSISEISESLAINSNTVKTRLHRARKKLKVFFEEDEIND, encoded by the coding sequence ATGCAAGTAGAGACAATAGGGGAAGAAATCTCAAGTTCATCTGAAATCAGTCACATGTCCAATGAGCAACTGTTAGTCTGGCTGATGGAGGAGTACGGCAATATGATTGTTCGTCTTGCCTATACATATGTTAAACAAAAACAAGTAGCAGAGGATATCGCGCAGGAGGTATTTATTAGCTGCTATAATGGACTCGATTGTTTCCAAAAGAAAGCTTCATTCAAGACGTGGCTTTACAGTATTACCGTTAATAAATGTAAAGATTATGTTAGTAGTTGGTCTTATAAACATATTCATTATAAAGATTTCTTTAGTATGTTAAAGAAAGACACTTTGGTGGATTCCGAGGTTATGGATCGTGAAAAGAATGAGGTTATTTTTAATAAGACGCTAGAACTACCAATCAAGTTGAGAGAGGTAATTATTCTTCATTATTATGAGGATCTGTCGATAAGCGAAATCTCCGAATCGTTAGCAATTAATTCAAACACAGTCAAAACCAGGCTTCATAGAGCAAGGAAGAAGCTCAAAGTTTTTTTTGAGGAGGATGAAATTAATGATTAA